A window from Neobacillus sp. PS3-40 encodes these proteins:
- a CDS encoding iron-containing alcohol dehydrogenase, with protein sequence MEPQVYGFFMPSVNLLGIGAAKQVGQKAKELGATKVLVITGKTVEKLGFAQEIADDIRKEDIPVVFFSDVEPNPTDKNVEAGVNTLKTEKCDMVVAIGGGSTLDCAKAIALVGNNGGSIADYAGIDVSKSPMVPLITVNTTAGTASEMTRIAVITNTETSQKMVIVDKHITPTISINDPQLTTKLPAELTAGTGMDALTHAVEAYVSILATPVTDACALQAIRLVGQNLRNAVENGQDLVAREGMTNAQFLAGMAFNNALLGYAHAIAHQLGGIYNLPHGLCNAILLPHIVKFNLDAKPERFADIAIALGADVSGLSPVEAAEKAVDVIAKLGQDVGIPNGLSEIGVKEEDIPMLAELSMKDPCALFNPKKATLEDVISILKSAF encoded by the coding sequence ATGGAGCCACAGGTTTACGGATTTTTCATGCCAAGCGTGAATTTATTAGGAATTGGTGCAGCAAAACAAGTTGGGCAAAAGGCGAAAGAGCTTGGCGCAACAAAGGTACTAGTTATAACAGGAAAAACAGTTGAAAAGTTGGGATTTGCACAAGAAATTGCTGATGATATCCGCAAAGAGGATATTCCAGTTGTCTTCTTCTCAGATGTTGAACCAAATCCAACTGATAAAAATGTTGAAGCTGGAGTAAACACTTTAAAAACCGAAAAATGCGATATGGTAGTAGCAATCGGTGGAGGAAGTACACTTGACTGTGCAAAGGCCATTGCTTTGGTTGGAAATAATGGGGGATCAATTGCAGATTATGCAGGGATTGATGTTTCAAAATCTCCAATGGTTCCTTTAATTACAGTAAACACAACTGCAGGGACAGCAAGTGAAATGACACGAATTGCTGTTATTACAAATACGGAAACTTCACAAAAAATGGTTATTGTGGATAAGCATATTACACCAACCATTTCTATTAATGATCCACAGTTAACAACAAAGTTACCAGCTGAGCTAACTGCGGGAACAGGCATGGATGCATTAACACATGCAGTTGAAGCCTATGTTTCAATCTTAGCCACACCTGTTACAGATGCATGTGCTTTACAGGCGATTCGTTTAGTTGGGCAAAACCTAAGAAATGCAGTGGAAAACGGTCAAGATTTAGTGGCGCGTGAAGGTATGACAAATGCGCAATTTTTAGCAGGAATGGCGTTTAATAATGCCCTTCTTGGATATGCACATGCTATTGCACACCAGCTTGGTGGTATCTATAACCTACCACATGGCCTATGTAACGCTATCCTATTACCACATATTGTAAAATTCAACTTAGATGCAAAACCTGAACGATTTGCAGATATAGCTATCGCACTTGGGGCTGATGTAAGCGGTTTATCTCCTGTTGAAGCAGCTGAAAAAGCAGTGGATGTGATTGCAAAGCTGGGACAAGATGTAGGCATCCCAAATGGTTTATCTGAAATAGGTGTAAAAGAAGAAGATATCCCAATGTTAGCCGAGCTTTCCATGAAAGACCCATGTGCCCTATTCAATCCCAAAAAAGCAACTCTTGAAGACGTAATTTCTATTTTAAAATCAGCCTTTTAA
- the uvrA gene encoding excinuclease ABC subunit UvrA, with the protein MAMDKLIVKGARAHNLKNIDVTIPRDKLVVLTGLSGSGKSSLAFDTIYAEGQRRYVESLSAYARQFLGQMDKPDVDMIEGLSPAISIDQKTTSRNPRSTVGTVTEIYDYFRLLFARVGRPTCPIHHIEISSQTIEQMVDRILDYPERTKMQILAPMVSGRKGTHVKVFEDIKKQGFVRVRVDGEMIDLGDEIELEKNKKHSIEVVVDRIVVKDGVSSRLADSLETALGLGEGKVIVDVIGEEELLFSEHHACPQCGFSVGELEPRMFSFNSPFGACPECDGLGNKLEVDLDLVIPNRDLTLNQHAIAPWEPTSSQYYPQLLASICGHYGIDMDTPVKDIPEPLMNKILYGSGKEKIYFRYENDFGQIRENEVEFEGILRNVERRYKDTSSDYIREQMEKYMAQQPCPSCKGYRLKKESLSVLISGHHISQLTDLSIEEANQFFAELELTEKEMAIAKLIFREISDRLGFLINVGLDYLTLGRAAGTLSGGEAQRIRLATQIGSSLTGVLYILDEPSIGLHQRDNERLIGTLKRMRDIGNTLIVVEHDEDTMLAADYLIDVGPGAGVHGGEIVSAGTPEEVMKDPNSLTGQYLLGKKFIPLPLERRKPDGRYIEIKGASENNLKNVNVKFPLGMFVAVTGVSGSGKSTLINEILHKSLAQKLHHAKTRPGEFKSMKGIEHLEKVIDIDQSPIGRTPRSNPATYTGVFDDIRDVFASTNEAKVRGYKKGRFSFNVKGGRCEACRGDGIIKIEMHFLPDVYVPCEICHGKRYNRETLEVKYKGKNISDILDMTVEDALNFFENIPKISRKLQTIYDVGLGYITLGQPATTLSGGEAQRVKLASELHRRSTGRSFYILDEPTTGLHVDDISRLLVVLQRLVENGDTVLVIEHNLDVIKGTDHLIDLGPEGGDKGGTIIATGTPEKVSEVPGSYTGKYLKPILERDRLRMKKQIEEKEAILES; encoded by the coding sequence ATGGCGATGGATAAACTGATTGTGAAAGGCGCCAGAGCCCACAATTTAAAAAATATTGATGTCACCATTCCGAGAGATAAGCTTGTTGTTTTGACAGGACTTTCTGGTTCGGGTAAGTCTTCACTTGCCTTCGATACCATTTATGCGGAAGGACAACGCCGCTATGTTGAGTCATTATCAGCTTATGCTCGGCAATTCTTGGGACAGATGGATAAGCCAGATGTGGATATGATTGAAGGTCTATCCCCTGCGATTTCGATTGATCAAAAAACAACAAGCCGTAATCCAAGGTCCACAGTCGGAACGGTAACAGAAATCTATGATTATTTTCGGTTATTATTTGCACGAGTTGGGCGCCCAACCTGCCCGATTCACCATATCGAGATATCGTCGCAAACGATTGAACAAATGGTGGACCGAATTCTTGATTATCCAGAGCGCACGAAAATGCAAATCCTTGCTCCAATGGTGTCTGGACGAAAAGGGACACATGTTAAAGTATTTGAAGATATTAAGAAGCAAGGGTTTGTCCGTGTCCGGGTCGACGGTGAAATGATAGATCTCGGTGATGAGATTGAGCTTGAAAAAAATAAAAAACATTCAATTGAGGTTGTTGTTGACCGAATTGTGGTCAAGGATGGGGTTTCTTCCCGGCTTGCAGATTCCCTTGAAACTGCACTTGGTCTGGGAGAAGGAAAAGTCATCGTCGATGTTATTGGTGAAGAAGAACTTCTTTTTAGTGAACATCATGCATGTCCACAGTGTGGTTTTTCAGTTGGAGAGCTTGAGCCAAGAATGTTTTCTTTTAATAGCCCTTTTGGAGCATGCCCAGAATGTGATGGTCTAGGCAACAAGCTGGAAGTTGATTTGGATCTTGTAATTCCGAATAGGGATTTAACTTTGAATCAACATGCGATTGCACCGTGGGAGCCAACAAGCTCGCAATATTATCCACAGCTACTCGCCTCTATTTGCGGTCATTACGGAATTGACATGGATACGCCGGTAAAGGATATCCCAGAACCACTGATGAATAAAATATTATATGGATCAGGTAAGGAAAAGATCTATTTCCGCTATGAAAATGATTTTGGACAAATTAGAGAGAACGAAGTTGAATTTGAAGGGATACTGAGAAATGTTGAGCGTCGCTATAAGGATACGAGCTCAGATTATATCCGTGAACAGATGGAAAAATATATGGCGCAGCAGCCTTGTCCATCTTGCAAAGGCTATCGTTTGAAAAAAGAAAGCTTGTCTGTGCTGATCTCGGGTCATCACATTTCGCAACTAACAGATCTTTCAATTGAAGAGGCAAATCAATTTTTTGCAGAATTAGAATTGACGGAAAAAGAAATGGCCATTGCCAAACTTATTTTCAGAGAAATTAGTGATCGGTTGGGCTTTTTAATCAATGTTGGATTGGATTATTTAACATTAGGCCGAGCAGCTGGAACTTTGTCAGGCGGTGAGGCGCAAAGGATTCGCTTGGCAACACAAATTGGTTCTAGTTTAACAGGTGTTCTCTACATTTTGGATGAACCATCGATCGGTCTTCATCAGCGTGATAATGAGAGGCTGATTGGTACATTAAAAAGAATGCGCGATATCGGGAATACATTGATTGTTGTTGAACATGATGAGGACACAATGCTCGCAGCAGACTATTTAATCGATGTCGGACCTGGAGCAGGTGTACATGGCGGGGAAATTGTTTCCGCTGGAACGCCGGAAGAAGTAATGAAAGACCCAAATTCACTTACAGGTCAGTACCTTTTAGGGAAAAAATTTATTCCGCTGCCGCTCGAACGACGTAAGCCTGATGGGCGGTATATAGAAATTAAAGGTGCCTCGGAAAATAATTTAAAAAATGTCAATGTCAAATTCCCGCTTGGCATGTTCGTTGCTGTTACGGGAGTTTCCGGCTCTGGGAAAAGTACACTTATTAATGAAATCCTGCATAAATCACTTGCTCAAAAGCTCCATCATGCAAAAACGAGACCTGGTGAATTTAAGAGTATGAAGGGAATCGAGCATTTGGAAAAGGTCATTGATATTGACCAGTCGCCAATTGGTCGGACGCCTAGATCAAACCCAGCAACCTATACTGGTGTGTTTGATGATATTCGTGATGTCTTTGCTTCAACCAATGAAGCAAAGGTACGTGGCTATAAAAAAGGTCGTTTCAGCTTTAATGTAAAAGGTGGTCGCTGTGAGGCATGCCGCGGTGATGGGATTATCAAGATTGAAATGCATTTCTTGCCCGATGTGTATGTTCCATGTGAAATTTGCCATGGGAAGCGCTACAATCGTGAAACACTCGAAGTGAAGTATAAGGGGAAAAATATTTCTGATATTCTTGATATGACTGTCGAGGATGCCCTGAACTTTTTTGAAAATATTCCTAAAATAAGTCGCAAGCTACAAACCATTTATGATGTTGGTCTTGGTTACATTACACTTGGACAGCCAGCAACAACCCTTTCAGGTGGAGAAGCGCAGCGTGTTAAGCTAGCTTCAGAGCTTCACCGCCGCTCGACCGGGCGTTCATTCTATATTTTGGATGAACCGACAACAGGACTACATGTTGACGATATTTCTCGCTTGCTCGTTGTTCTGCAGCGCTTAGTTGAGAATGGTGATACTGTGCTAGTCATCGAGCACAATCTAGATGTGATTAAAGGCACTGATCATCTTATTGACCTTGGACCAGAAGGTGGCGATAAAGGTGGTACGATCATCGCAACAGGTACACCGGAAAAAGTTTCGGAAGTACCCGGATCCTATACAGGTAAATACTTAAAGCCAATTCTCGAACGAGATCGTTTAAGAATGAAAAAGCAAATTGAAGAAAAAGAAGCTATACTAGAAAGCTAA
- a CDS encoding DUF4870 domain-containing protein → METRKVLSALSYFSILFAAFIFPLIVFLASEDPDTKVHAKKAFLSHLIPLIPLPLLALSIYFDGTGASGGIPVYTIGCVILMVVISIGVTIWNIVRGIKALR, encoded by the coding sequence ATGGAAACTAGAAAAGTTCTTTCCGCGTTAAGCTACTTTAGCATTCTGTTTGCTGCGTTTATTTTTCCGCTTATAGTATTTTTAGCATCTGAAGATCCTGATACCAAAGTTCATGCAAAAAAAGCCTTTTTGTCACATTTGATTCCACTCATTCCGTTACCACTACTTGCACTCAGCATTTATTTTGATGGGACTGGGGCTTCAGGTGGAATTCCTGTTTATACAATTGGTTGTGTAATTTTAATGGTTGTCATTAGCATTGGAGTTACAATTTGGAATATAGTTAGAGGTATAAAGGCCTTAAGATAA
- a CDS encoding GNAT family protein, with protein sequence MKFIGNQIYVRFLEENDAEALLQLNNRNRDFFQAYSPKRQEDYYTYEKQLKLIQEGREKYTRDQAYSFGIFLNETNELIGRVDLTEILRGGLQSCFIGYFLDQNFNGKGIMTEAVKLVVDYGFQELRLHRIEAGVMPHNIGSIRVLEKAGFEKEGIARKNVKINDKWEDHQVLAIINEEV encoded by the coding sequence ATGAAGTTTATTGGTAATCAAATCTATGTCCGATTTTTAGAAGAGAATGATGCAGAGGCATTGCTGCAGTTGAACAATAGAAATCGTGATTTTTTTCAGGCCTATTCGCCAAAAAGGCAAGAGGATTATTATACATATGAAAAGCAATTGAAACTTATCCAAGAGGGTAGGGAGAAATACACACGGGACCAAGCCTATTCATTTGGTATTTTCCTAAATGAAACGAATGAATTAATAGGTAGAGTCGATTTAACAGAGATTTTAAGAGGCGGACTACAGAGCTGTTTTATCGGTTATTTTCTTGATCAAAACTTCAACGGCAAAGGCATCATGACTGAGGCTGTAAAACTTGTTGTTGATTACGGGTTTCAAGAGCTACGGCTCCATCGAATTGAAGCAGGTGTCATGCCACATAATATCGGTTCGATTCGAGTCCTTGAAAAGGCAGGCTTTGAAAAAGAAGGCATTGCTCGAAAAAATGTAAAAATAAATGACAAATGGGAAGACCATCAGGTTTTAGCTATTATAAATGAAGAAGTGTAG
- a CDS encoding cation diffusion facilitator family transporter, which translates to MGHHHGHSHDHHHGHSHTGNKKALLSSFILIAVFMIVEVVGGLFTNSLALLSDAGHMLSDAASLGLSFFALKLGEREVSQDKTFGYKRFEIIAAGLNGITLVVVSIYIFYEAFQRLFAPPEVQSQGMLVISVIGFIVNIIAAWMLMKGDKDDNLNIRSAFLHVLGDLLGSVGAIVAALFIMYFGWGIADPIASIIVGILIIISGWRVVKESFHVLMEGAPEQIDIKQVKEALCGLPMVKEVHDLHVWTITSGYPVLSCHITILDNAVHDEILSQSQRILHDQFDIEHSTIQVEKVTNGCPSPHGTCN; encoded by the coding sequence ATGGGTCACCATCATGGACATTCTCATGACCATCATCACGGCCATTCGCATACAGGAAATAAAAAGGCATTATTGAGTTCATTTATTTTGATTGCTGTTTTTATGATAGTTGAAGTCGTTGGAGGACTGTTCACGAATAGCCTTGCTTTGCTGTCTGACGCGGGTCATATGTTAAGTGATGCAGCCTCACTCGGCCTTAGTTTTTTTGCCCTAAAGCTCGGTGAACGGGAGGTATCTCAAGATAAAACATTTGGCTATAAAAGGTTTGAGATCATTGCTGCCGGTTTAAATGGGATTACGCTCGTCGTCGTTTCAATTTATATTTTTTATGAAGCATTTCAGCGCCTTTTTGCGCCACCAGAAGTGCAAAGCCAAGGAATGCTTGTCATTTCAGTTATCGGATTTATCGTTAATATTATTGCCGCCTGGATGTTAATGAAGGGTGATAAGGACGATAACTTGAATATTAGAAGTGCGTTTCTACATGTGCTTGGTGATTTGCTTGGATCGGTCGGTGCAATTGTGGCGGCGTTATTCATTATGTATTTTGGCTGGGGAATTGCTGATCCAATCGCTAGTATCATTGTTGGGATACTCATTATTATTAGTGGTTGGCGGGTTGTGAAGGAATCGTTCCATGTTCTGATGGAAGGTGCACCTGAACAAATCGATATAAAGCAGGTAAAAGAAGCATTGTGCGGGCTTCCAATGGTCAAAGAGGTTCATGACCTCCATGTTTGGACAATAACTTCTGGTTATCCTGTATTGAGTTGCCATATTACCATTTTAGATAATGCTGTTCATGATGAAATTCTGTCTCAATCACAAAGAATTCTCCATGACCAATTTGATATTGAGCATAGTACCATTCAGGTGGAAAAAGTGACCAACGGTTGTCCTAGTCCACATGGGACATGTAATTAA
- a CDS encoding DUF2071 domain-containing protein, producing MGTFTIFALERVRTTDQALLPSELELDTFGGDAWISALPFRVTHQRFRGFPELPLMNTFLEINVRTYVKYKDLQGVYFFSLDANHPLTVLGAKTLALPYKHASMAMEEKNKVVDFKSNRLFTGNHLGKFAAIYKPVGEPCSTVQGSLDHWLLERYCLFTKWGNQILRGDIHHDKWRVNKVDAKIVENTVGPFGSPPESPLLHYALSKMTFVWPLKKG from the coding sequence ATGGGAACATTTACTATTTTTGCATTGGAGAGAGTCCGAACAACTGATCAAGCACTTTTACCATCAGAATTAGAATTAGATACATTTGGGGGAGACGCCTGGATTAGTGCCTTGCCATTTAGGGTGACACATCAACGATTTAGAGGATTCCCGGAGCTTCCGTTGATGAATACCTTTTTAGAAATTAATGTTCGTACATATGTAAAATATAAAGACTTGCAAGGCGTTTACTTTTTTTCACTTGATGCAAACCATCCCTTAACGGTTTTGGGTGCAAAAACTCTAGCATTACCATATAAACATGCTTCTATGGCAATGGAGGAAAAAAACAAAGTGGTTGATTTTAAAAGTAATCGGCTATTCACTGGCAACCATCTCGGAAAGTTTGCGGCGATTTACAAACCTGTTGGCGAGCCATGCTCAACCGTCCAAGGTAGCCTCGATCACTGGCTTCTTGAACGCTATTGCCTGTTCACAAAATGGGGGAACCAGATTTTAAGAGGGGATATCCATCATGATAAATGGAGGGTAAATAAGGTTGATGCGAAGATTGTGGAAAATACAGTAGGCCCATTTGGATCGCCCCCCGAAAGTCCGCTACTACATTACGCTTTATCTAAAATGACATTTGTCTGGCCTTTAAAAAAAGGCTGA
- the uvrB gene encoding excinuclease ABC subunit UvrB yields the protein MKDQFELVSKYSPQGDQPEAIRKLVEGIQNNKRHQTLLGATGTGKTFTVSNLIKEVNRPTLIIAHNKTLAGQLYSEFKEFFPNNAVEYFVSYYDYYQPEAYVPHTDTFIEKDASINDEIDKLRHSATSSLFERKDVIIIASVSCIYGLGSPEEYSEMVLSLRTGMEIERNQLLRRLVDIQYERNDIDFKRGTFRVRGDVVEVFPVSRDEHCIRVEFFGDDIDRIREVDALTGEIIGERDHVAIFPASHFVTREEKLKIAIENIEKELEVRLSELRENNKLLEAQRLEQRTRYDLEMMREVGFCSGIENYSRHLTLRPAGSTPYTLLDYFPKDLMIIIDESHVTLPQIRGMFNGDKARKQVLVDHGFRLPSALDNRPLTFAEFEEHVSNIVYVSATPGPFELEHTPEMIEQIIRPTGLLDPIIEVRPIEGQIDDLIGEIQDRVKLNERVLVTTLTKKMSEDLTDYLKEIGIKVQYLHSEVKTLDRIEIIRQLRLGKYDVLVGINLLREGLDIPEVSLVTILDADKEGFLRSERSLIQTIGRAARNSNGRVIMYGNKITHSMEVAISETNRRRAIQEEYNEKHGITPTTIQKNIREAIRATHAAEDQEDYKPAASFGKLTKKEKNRLLSDMEKEMKEAAKALDFERAAELRDLLFELKAEG from the coding sequence GTGAAGGACCAATTTGAATTAGTTTCAAAATATTCGCCTCAGGGAGATCAGCCAGAAGCGATTCGAAAATTAGTAGAAGGTATTCAAAACAATAAGCGCCATCAAACACTGCTTGGTGCAACAGGTACAGGTAAGACGTTTACGGTTTCAAACTTGATCAAAGAGGTAAATAGGCCAACGCTAATCATTGCACACAATAAAACGTTAGCTGGTCAGCTCTACAGTGAATTTAAAGAATTTTTTCCAAATAATGCAGTTGAATACTTTGTTAGTTATTATGATTACTATCAGCCAGAGGCCTATGTGCCACATACAGATACGTTTATTGAAAAAGATGCCAGCATCAATGATGAAATCGATAAACTGCGCCACTCGGCAACGTCTTCATTATTTGAGCGCAAGGATGTCATTATTATTGCCTCTGTTTCGTGTATCTATGGCCTCGGTTCACCGGAAGAGTATAGTGAAATGGTGCTCTCGCTTAGAACAGGAATGGAAATCGAGCGTAATCAGCTACTAAGACGCTTAGTTGATATCCAGTATGAACGGAATGACATCGACTTTAAACGCGGAACATTCCGAGTACGTGGTGATGTTGTCGAAGTTTTCCCAGTCTCTCGTGATGAACACTGCATTCGGGTTGAATTTTTTGGGGATGATATCGACCGAATTCGTGAAGTTGATGCTCTGACCGGTGAAATTATTGGGGAGCGCGACCATGTGGCTATTTTCCCGGCATCTCACTTCGTGACAAGGGAAGAAAAATTAAAGATTGCGATCGAAAATATAGAAAAAGAACTTGAGGTTCGCCTTAGCGAGCTCCGTGAAAATAATAAACTGCTTGAGGCTCAGCGCCTCGAACAACGGACACGTTATGACCTTGAAATGATGAGGGAAGTGGGCTTTTGCTCCGGCATTGAAAACTACTCACGCCATTTAACACTAAGACCTGCCGGCTCCACTCCATATACGTTGCTAGATTATTTTCCTAAGGACTTAATGATTATCATTGATGAGTCCCATGTTACTTTGCCACAAATCCGCGGTATGTTTAATGGGGATAAGGCGCGGAAACAAGTTTTGGTTGATCATGGATTTCGTCTGCCATCTGCACTTGATAATAGGCCACTTACATTTGCTGAATTTGAAGAACATGTCTCCAATATTGTTTATGTTTCAGCGACTCCCGGTCCGTTTGAATTAGAGCATACACCGGAAATGATTGAACAAATCATTCGGCCGACAGGCTTGCTTGATCCTATTATTGAAGTGCGCCCGATTGAAGGCCAGATTGATGACTTGATTGGAGAAATTCAGGATCGCGTTAAACTGAATGAACGCGTATTAGTAACAACACTTACGAAAAAAATGTCAGAGGATTTGACCGATTATCTGAAAGAAATCGGAATTAAAGTACAATATTTGCATTCTGAAGTTAAAACGCTGGATCGGATTGAAATCATCCGTCAGCTTCGGCTTGGGAAATATGATGTTCTTGTCGGAATTAACTTGCTCAGAGAAGGGCTTGATATTCCAGAGGTTTCACTAGTGACCATCTTGGATGCAGATAAGGAAGGATTCCTCCGTTCGGAACGTTCGTTAATCCAAACGATTGGACGAGCTGCCCGGAATTCAAATGGTCGCGTTATTATGTATGGAAATAAAATTACTCATTCAATGGAAGTGGCGATCAGTGAGACAAACAGGCGCCGTGCCATTCAAGAAGAGTACAATGAAAAGCATGGTATCACGCCAACGACGATCCAAAAAAATATTCGCGAGGCGATTCGTGCCACACATGCTGCAGAGGACCAGGAGGATTACAAACCAGCGGCCTCCTTTGGCAAGTTGACGAAAAAAGAAAAAAATCGCTTACTTTCTGATATGGAAAAAGAGATGAAGGAAGCAGCCAAAGCGCTTGATTTTGAACGAGCAGCAGAGCTTCGTGATTTATTATTTGAGTTAAAAGCGGAAGGATGA
- a CDS encoding metalloregulator ArsR/SmtB family transcription factor has translation MKEQDVCQVHCVEDIKVNHVQKQLDKGKIHDVATLFKALSDETRMKIAYALTIEEELCVCDVANIVGATTATASHHLRHLKNLGLAKYRKLGKLVYYSLDDDHVKQLIYIAFEHLDELTNRG, from the coding sequence ATGAAAGAGCAGGATGTTTGTCAGGTTCACTGTGTTGAAGATATAAAGGTAAATCATGTTCAAAAACAATTGGACAAGGGAAAAATTCATGATGTAGCTACTCTCTTTAAAGCATTGTCCGACGAAACACGAATGAAAATTGCCTATGCTCTCACGATTGAAGAGGAGCTGTGTGTTTGTGATGTAGCCAACATCGTCGGGGCAACAACAGCAACAGCGTCCCATCATTTACGCCATTTGAAAAATTTAGGACTTGCCAAATATAGGAAGCTCGGCAAGCTTGTTTATTATTCTCTTGATGATGATCATGTAAAACAGCTGATTTATATCGCTTTTGAGCATTTGGATGAGTTAACAAATCGTGGGTAA
- a CDS encoding DUF4097 domain-containing protein, giving the protein MKEERIRILKLVEEGKLTVDEALNLLELLEKGAQTIDQKQDEIVHELSTVVHFEEAKKEDGVHQKYQSTKDKIFEFVDSALKKIKDFDLDLNFGQSVEISHIFHQSDVMFKDMDIDVANGSVKIVPWDQRDVRIECQAKVYRVDNQDLARQNFLKDVVFAIEGDKFRFTTQQKWMKLDAVIFVPQTQYDRIRARMFNGPISGEHLFVTDFRAKTANGKIELSAINGKRMEAETANGYIKIMNSHFDDLEAETINGAIKLDGDFRKVEMQSFNGNLVMNLSNNRCESVSAKATTGSVDFYVPVDIAVSGELKTNLGGFNVLLDGIQITDEKNEMIQKLLRFKTINHPTAALELWADTKTGSVTVHKSDEVTPFK; this is encoded by the coding sequence GTGAAGGAAGAGAGAATACGAATTTTAAAATTGGTTGAAGAAGGAAAATTGACGGTGGATGAAGCGCTGAACCTACTTGAACTATTGGAAAAGGGAGCTCAAACAATCGATCAGAAGCAGGATGAAATTGTTCATGAACTTTCTACTGTTGTCCATTTTGAGGAAGCAAAGAAGGAAGACGGTGTACACCAGAAATACCAATCAACGAAGGATAAAATTTTTGAGTTTGTTGATTCTGCACTGAAAAAAATCAAAGATTTTGATTTAGATTTAAACTTCGGACAATCCGTTGAGATCTCACATATTTTCCATCAAAGTGATGTCATGTTTAAGGATATGGATATTGATGTGGCGAATGGATCCGTGAAAATTGTTCCTTGGGATCAAAGGGATGTAAGAATTGAATGCCAGGCGAAAGTGTATCGGGTTGATAATCAGGACCTTGCACGTCAAAACTTTTTAAAAGATGTTGTTTTTGCGATTGAAGGGGATAAATTCCGATTTACAACCCAACAAAAGTGGATGAAACTTGATGCGGTTATTTTTGTGCCGCAAACACAATATGATCGAATACGTGCAAGAATGTTTAATGGTCCTATTTCAGGTGAACATCTGTTTGTGACAGATTTTAGGGCTAAAACAGCAAACGGGAAAATTGAACTATCCGCTATAAACGGCAAAAGAATGGAAGCAGAAACGGCGAATGGGTATATTAAAATTATGAATAGTCATTTTGATGATCTGGAAGCAGAAACGATCAATGGAGCAATTAAGCTCGATGGCGATTTTCGTAAAGTAGAAATGCAATCGTTTAATGGCAATTTGGTTATGAACCTTAGCAACAATCGCTGTGAGTCAGTATCTGCAAAAGCGACAACGGGTAGCGTTGATTTTTATGTTCCTGTTGATATTGCTGTAAGTGGGGAACTAAAGACCAATTTGGGTGGATTTAATGTACTGCTTGATGGAATTCAAATTACCGATGAGAAAAATGAAATGATTCAAAAACTGCTTCGCTTCAAAACAATCAACCATCCCACAGCAGCATTGGAATTATGGGCAGATACAAAAACAGGCTCGGTTACTGTTCACAAATCTGATGAGGTCACTCCTTTTAAATAA